A genomic segment from Gossypium hirsutum isolate 1008001.06 chromosome D04, Gossypium_hirsutum_v2.1, whole genome shotgun sequence encodes:
- the LOC107898308 gene encoding uncharacterized protein produces MAERQPVRNVPDLNMQAMLREFERLFDQKLEPIQDRLDQVEMRGRRGRTPLSPPRNRNRRQFQDNEVSEPSGAESDQDPEFYLEWEKKIELVFECHNYSEAKKVKLAAIEFLDYAMIWWDQFVTSRRRNGECPITTWTEMKAVMRRRFIPSYYHRELYQKL; encoded by the exons ATGGCAGAAAGACAACCCGTACGAAATGTGCCAGATTTAAATATGCAAGCAATGTTGCGCGAGTTTGAACGATTATTTGATCAAAAATTGGAACCAATTCAAGATCGTCTTGATCAAGTGGAAATGAGAGGCCGCCGAGGAAGGACTCCTCTAAGTCCACCTAGAAATCGAAATCGAAGACAATTTCAAGACAATGAAGTTTCTGAACCAAGTGGGGCCGAAAGTGATCAAG ATCCGGAATTTTATTTGGAATGGGAGAAGAAAATTGAGTTAGTGTTTGAGTGCCACAATTATTCTGAGGCAAAGAAGGTTAAATTGGCAGCCATTGAATTTTTAGATTATGCAATGATTTGGTGGGACCAATTTGTCACGAGTCGAAGGCGAAATGGCGAGTGTCCTATCACCACTTGGACCGAGATGAAAGCCGTGATGCGGCGAAGGTTTATTCCTTCATATTATcatcgggagttgtatcaaaagctctaA